In Pseudomonas fluorescens NCIMB 11764, a single window of DNA contains:
- a CDS encoding phage tail protein: MRQQMALGSFIFGLSRHFAYSGIVHSSDGGWVELDIVTGKPKSSQTGQKAQTLRITGTSMYAVAMDRLNELRTLQEQRKPVPLVDGIGRSWGLWRINTVTETQSMIIDDGTAMVVSWAVDLSEFIHA; encoded by the coding sequence ATGCGCCAGCAAATGGCATTGGGCAGTTTCATTTTCGGCCTGTCCCGTCACTTCGCGTACAGCGGCATCGTGCACAGCTCGGACGGAGGCTGGGTGGAGCTGGACATTGTGACCGGCAAGCCGAAATCCAGTCAGACCGGGCAAAAGGCCCAGACATTGAGGATTACGGGGACGTCGATGTACGCGGTGGCCATGGACCGGCTCAATGAGCTGCGCACGCTACAGGAACAGCGAAAACCGGTGCCGTTGGTGGATGGCATCGGACGCAGCTGGGGGCTTTGGCGAATCAACACGGTGACGGAAACCCAGAGCATGATCATCGATGACGGCACGGCGATGGTCGTCAGTTGGGCAGTAGACCTGTCGGAGTTCATCCATGCGTAG
- a CDS encoding tail protein X yields MRRVRSLAGDSVNLLLYRELGRCDDAVEEALWRLNPTLAEPGPVLPAGVWVVLPEIDAKPVVTTPVTAWD; encoded by the coding sequence ATGCGTAGAGTTCGAAGTCTGGCCGGTGATTCGGTGAACCTGTTGCTGTACCGCGAACTGGGTCGCTGTGACGATGCCGTCGAAGAAGCACTGTGGCGGCTCAACCCCACACTGGCGGAACCGGGGCCGGTATTGCCTGCGGGCGTCTGGGTGGTACTGCCGGAAATTGACGCAAAACCCGTTGTGACCACGCCGGTTACCGCGTGGGATTAA
- a CDS encoding glycoside hydrolase family 19 protein, with protein sequence MPLTVLQLQQILPDARSQAGVFISALNGAMDGHSINTPKRRAAFLAQVGHESGQLQYVRELGSDRYLSKYDTGLLAARLGNTAALDGDGQKYRGRGLIQITGRHNYQQCSVGVFGDERLLQWPELLELPQWAAESAAWFWAQNGLNELADRDQFNSITRRINGGLNGLQDRLQLWARARAVLCQPSV encoded by the coding sequence ATGCCGCTGACGGTTCTGCAATTACAGCAAATACTTCCAGACGCCCGCAGCCAAGCGGGCGTTTTCATTTCCGCCCTCAATGGCGCCATGGATGGCCATTCCATAAACACGCCCAAACGCCGCGCCGCTTTCCTTGCGCAAGTGGGTCACGAATCGGGGCAGTTGCAGTATGTGCGCGAACTCGGCAGTGACCGGTATCTGAGCAAATACGACACCGGCCTGTTAGCCGCTCGTTTGGGTAATACAGCAGCGCTCGACGGCGACGGTCAAAAGTACCGCGGTCGTGGCTTGATTCAGATCACTGGCCGCCACAACTATCAACAGTGCAGTGTCGGTGTATTCGGCGACGAGCGACTGCTCCAATGGCCGGAACTGCTGGAGCTACCGCAATGGGCCGCTGAATCTGCCGCCTGGTTCTGGGCACAAAACGGCCTCAACGAACTGGCTGATCGTGACCAGTTCAACAGCATCACCCGCCGGATCAATGGTGGGCTGAACGGGCTGCAAGACCGTTTGCAACTGTGGGCGCGGGCGAGGGCGGTGTTATGCCAGCCTTCGGTTTGA
- a CDS encoding lysis system i-spanin subunit Rz produces the protein MPAFGLIPLSWRVAGIVVLLAVLAGGSAAVAWRFQDGRYGRQLAELDRQHAATLNQLTLAAAARQQAEQDKRLALEQRLSVSEHTHYRALSDAQRDQGRLRDRLATADVRLSVLLDASDTATGCAVPTASGTGGVDHGPLRARLDPAHAQRIIAITDTGDRALIALQACQAYIRALRR, from the coding sequence ATGCCAGCCTTCGGTTTGATCCCTTTATCGTGGCGGGTTGCTGGAATTGTTGTGTTACTGGCCGTGTTGGCCGGTGGCTCGGCGGCGGTGGCCTGGCGATTTCAGGATGGACGTTACGGGCGCCAACTGGCGGAGCTCGACAGGCAGCACGCGGCGACGCTCAACCAGCTAACCCTGGCGGCCGCCGCCCGGCAACAGGCCGAGCAGGACAAGCGCCTGGCGCTGGAGCAACGGCTGTCGGTCAGCGAACACACCCATTATCGAGCGCTTAGCGATGCCCAACGTGATCAAGGTCGCTTGCGCGACCGTCTTGCCACTGCTGATGTGCGGCTGTCAGTCCTCCTCGATGCCAGCGACACTGCCACTGGCTGCGCAGTGCCAACCGCCTCCGGCACCGGCGGCGTGGATCATGGCCCCCTACGCGCCCGACTTGACCCGGCGCATGCTCAACGAATTATCGCCATCACCGACACCGGCGACCGTGCACTGATTGCCTTGCAGGCGTGTCAGGCCTATATCCGGGCGCTGCGGCGCTAA
- a CDS encoding CinA family protein — MKEITQLAAELGRRLQVLNAHVTAAESCTGGGISEAITRIPGSSAWFEAGYVTYSNRQKTEQLNVPAELFATVGAVSREVVEAMVRGAQEKSRASFAVAVSGVAGPDGGSPNKPVGTVWLAWGVGERVFSEVQHFPGNRDEVRRQTVKAALEGLLRHASGEISNQG; from the coding sequence GTGAAAGAAATCACCCAACTGGCCGCTGAACTTGGCAGGCGCCTTCAGGTTCTCAATGCTCACGTCACGGCGGCCGAGTCCTGTACCGGCGGTGGGATTTCCGAGGCCATCACGCGCATTCCCGGGAGTTCGGCATGGTTCGAGGCGGGTTATGTCACGTACTCCAACCGTCAGAAAACCGAGCAATTGAATGTCCCAGCCGAGTTGTTTGCGACGGTGGGGGCGGTCAGTCGCGAGGTGGTCGAGGCCATGGTGCGAGGTGCGCAGGAAAAAAGCCGGGCGTCTTTTGCCGTGGCGGTCAGCGGTGTAGCAGGGCCGGACGGTGGTTCGCCGAACAAGCCGGTAGGCACGGTCTGGCTGGCGTGGGGGGTGGGTGAGCGGGTCTTCAGCGAGGTGCAGCACTTCCCCGGTAACCGCGACGAGGTCCGCCGACAAACGGTGAAGGCCGCGCTAGAGGGGCTGCTGCGCCATGCCTCTGGAGAAATCTCAAATCAGGGGTAG
- the recA gene encoding recombinase RecA produces the protein MDDNKKKALAAALGQIERQFGKGAVMRMGDQDRQAIPAISTGSLGLDIALGIGGLPKGRIVEIYGPESSGKTTLTLSVIAQAQKAGATCAFVDAEHALDPEYAGKLGVNVDDLLVSQPDTGEQALEITDMLVRSNAVDVIIVDSVAALVPKAEIEGEMGDMHVGLQARLMSQALRKITGNIKNANCLVIFINQIRMKIGVMFGSPETTTGGNALKFYASVRLDIRRTGAVKEGDEVVGSETRVKVVKNKVASPFRQAEFQILYGKGIYLNGEMIDLGVLHGFVEKSGAWYAYEGTKIGQGKANSAKFLADNPEIAAKLEKQLRDKLLTPAPDVKASPVKETEDDLADADI, from the coding sequence ATGGACGACAACAAGAAGAAAGCCTTGGCTGCGGCCCTGGGTCAGATCGAACGTCAATTCGGCAAGGGTGCCGTAATGCGTATGGGCGATCAGGACCGTCAGGCGATCCCGGCTATCTCCACGGGCTCTCTGGGGCTGGACATCGCGCTCGGCATTGGCGGTCTGCCAAAAGGCCGTATCGTTGAAATCTACGGTCCTGAATCCTCCGGTAAAACCACACTGACCCTGTCGGTGATCGCCCAGGCTCAGAAAGCCGGCGCGACCTGCGCATTCGTCGACGCCGAACACGCTCTCGACCCTGAGTACGCCGGCAAACTCGGCGTCAACGTCGACGACCTGCTGGTTTCCCAGCCGGACACTGGCGAGCAGGCCCTGGAAATCACCGACATGCTGGTGCGTTCCAACGCGGTTGACGTGATCATCGTCGACTCCGTGGCTGCCCTGGTACCCAAGGCTGAAATCGAAGGCGAAATGGGTGACATGCACGTGGGCCTGCAAGCCCGTCTGATGTCCCAGGCGCTGCGTAAAATCACCGGTAACATCAAGAACGCCAACTGCCTGGTGATCTTCATCAACCAGATCCGTATGAAAATCGGCGTGATGTTCGGCAGCCCGGAAACCACCACCGGTGGTAACGCGCTGAAGTTCTATGCGTCGGTTCGTCTGGACATCCGCCGTACTGGCGCGGTGAAAGAAGGTGATGAAGTCGTCGGTAGTGAAACCCGCGTCAAGGTTGTGAAGAATAAGGTCGCTTCGCCGTTCCGCCAGGCCGAGTTCCAGATTCTTTACGGCAAGGGCATCTACCTCAACGGTGAGATGATCGACCTGGGTGTTCTGCACGGTTTCGTAGAGAAGTCCGGTGCCTGGTATGCCTACGAAGGCACCAAGATCGGTCAGGGCAAGGCCAACTCGGCCAAGTTCCTGGCGGACAACCCGGAAATCGCCGCGAAACTTGAGAAGCAGCTGCGCGACAAACTGCTGACTCCAGCGCCGGACGTCAAAGCATCGCCAGTCAAAGAGACTGAAGATGACCTGGCTGACGCTGATATCTGA
- the recX gene encoding recombination regulator RecX has product MTAVLDTLVAVRRTAMDLLARREHGRVELTRKLRQRGALPEMIDTALDRLTEEGLLSESRYLESFVSYRARSGYGPLRIREELSQRGLQRSDIELALRESGINWQEQLEDTWRRKFSGHLPIDARERAKQGRFLSYRGYSMEMISRLFSGRGMDD; this is encoded by the coding sequence ATGACCGCCGTACTCGATACACTCGTCGCAGTGCGGCGAACCGCAATGGACCTGCTCGCACGCCGCGAGCATGGTCGAGTCGAGCTGACGCGTAAACTGCGTCAGCGCGGCGCCCTCCCTGAAATGATCGACACTGCACTCGACCGCTTGACGGAAGAAGGCCTGCTGTCCGAATCCCGTTACCTCGAAAGCTTCGTTTCCTACCGTGCCCGTTCCGGCTATGGCCCTTTGCGTATCCGCGAAGAGTTGAGCCAGCGTGGCCTGCAACGCAGCGACATCGAACTCGCGTTACGTGAGAGCGGTATCAATTGGCAGGAACAACTGGAAGACACCTGGCGGCGCAAGTTTTCCGGGCATTTACCGATCGACGCCCGGGAACGTGCCAAACAAGGGCGGTTCCTGAGTTATCGGGGCTATTCCATGGAAATGATCAGCCGCTTGTTCAGCGGCCGAGGGATGGACGATTGA
- a CDS encoding TIGR00730 family Rossman fold protein, whose amino-acid sequence MPYQPNDLLSRHFEESGHDLTSKVEEQLNLVSPNSPNIPIYRDMILTVLRMAQEDHNRWNAKITLQALRELEHAFRVLEQFRGRRKVTVFGSARTPIEHPLYGLARELGAALARSDLMVITGAGGGIMAAAHEGAGLEHSLGFNITLPFEQHANPTVNGTANLLPFHFFFTRKLFFVKEADALVLCPGGFGTLDEALEVLTLIQTGKSPLVPVVLLDAPGGKFWQGALDFIHHQLEENRYILPTDMKLVSLVYSAEEAVEQINQFYSNFHSSRWLKHQFVIRMNHQLSDDALEHMQHAFADLCLSDHFHQHVYSGEEHDEPQFSHLARLAFTFNARDHGRLRELVDYINLPENWAQPKPQAQQRTREPSKVT is encoded by the coding sequence ATGCCTTACCAACCGAATGACCTCCTGAGCCGTCATTTCGAAGAAAGCGGCCACGACCTCACCAGCAAGGTCGAAGAACAACTCAACCTGGTTTCGCCCAACAGCCCGAACATCCCGATCTACCGAGACATGATCCTGACCGTGCTGCGCATGGCCCAGGAAGATCACAATCGCTGGAATGCCAAGATCACCCTGCAAGCCCTGCGCGAACTGGAACATGCCTTCCGCGTGCTCGAACAGTTCCGGGGGCGGCGTAAAGTTACTGTGTTCGGCTCGGCCCGAACGCCGATAGAACACCCGTTATACGGTCTGGCCCGAGAACTCGGCGCGGCACTGGCGCGCTCGGACCTGATGGTGATCACCGGTGCCGGCGGCGGCATCATGGCGGCCGCCCACGAAGGTGCCGGCCTGGAACACAGCCTGGGGTTCAACATCACCCTGCCCTTCGAGCAACATGCCAATCCCACTGTGAACGGCACCGCCAACCTGCTGCCGTTCCACTTCTTCTTTACCCGCAAGCTGTTCTTCGTCAAGGAAGCCGATGCGCTGGTCCTGTGCCCCGGCGGTTTCGGTACTCTGGACGAGGCACTTGAAGTGCTGACGCTGATCCAGACCGGTAAAAGCCCGCTGGTGCCGGTGGTACTGCTGGACGCTCCGGGAGGCAAGTTCTGGCAAGGAGCCCTGGACTTCATTCACCATCAACTGGAGGAAAACCGCTACATCCTGCCCACCGACATGAAGCTGGTGAGTCTGGTCTATAGCGCCGAAGAGGCGGTGGAACAGATCAATCAGTTCTACAGCAACTTCCACTCCAGCCGCTGGCTCAAGCATCAGTTCGTGATCCGCATGAATCACCAGCTCAGTGACGATGCGCTGGAACACATGCAGCACGCCTTCGCCGACCTGTGCCTGAGCGATCACTTCCATCAGCATGTCTACAGCGGTGAGGAGCACGACGAGCCGCAGTTCAGCCACCTTGCACGCCTGGCCTTTACCTTCAACGCGCGTGACCATGGACGCCTGCGGGAACTGGTGGATTACATCAACCTGCCGGAAAACTGGGCGCAGCCCAAACCTCAGGCACAACAACGCACGCGGGAACCCTCGAAGGTTACGTGA
- a CDS encoding PA3611 family quorum-sensing-regulated virulence factor has product MLRLIVPTAAILLASSFNAQAASLSEQNLNRELRNVAAQSSVGTPRAINEDILDQGYTAEGNVLINHLSVQSSHANKMRADPKAVYFQLGASVCNNPSFRKLMAKGAVMRYDFTEVKTNRSVGSASYQESDCPKATPAKKK; this is encoded by the coding sequence ATGTTGCGCCTTATCGTTCCCACCGCTGCCATTCTGCTGGCGTCGTCCTTCAACGCTCAGGCTGCGTCCTTGAGTGAGCAGAATCTCAACAGAGAGCTGCGCAACGTCGCCGCCCAAAGCAGCGTCGGCACGCCACGGGCGATCAACGAAGACATTCTCGATCAGGGCTACACCGCCGAAGGCAATGTGTTGATCAACCACTTGAGCGTGCAAAGCAGCCATGCCAACAAGATGCGCGCTGACCCCAAAGCCGTGTATTTCCAACTGGGCGCCTCTGTGTGCAACAACCCGTCGTTCCGCAAACTGATGGCCAAGGGCGCGGTCATGCGTTACGACTTCACCGAGGTGAAGACCAACCGCTCGGTCGGCTCCGCCAGCTATCAGGAATCGGATTGCCCGAAAGCGACACCGGCGAAGAAAAAGTAA
- a CDS encoding tRNA-uridine aminocarboxypropyltransferase, which yields MNHAPNAVARLRDQREEEGIKPIQARGWRAPRCRACRVIESHCLCAWRPQVETRSGVCLIMTNKEVFKPSNTGWLIADVVRDNHAFIWSRTETDPQLLALLADPQWQPYLVFPGEYVAPERVTNTVEVDSAKRPLFILLDATWTEARKIFRKSPYFDALPILSLLPEKLSRYRLRRSTRSEHLCTAEVAALCLDLAGDGAAASALDAYFDVFSQHYLDAKRQLEMDVTTPAHAELMPFVQKTAAVSA from the coding sequence ATGAACCACGCCCCCAACGCCGTAGCCCGCTTGCGTGATCAGCGCGAAGAGGAGGGCATCAAGCCGATTCAGGCCCGTGGCTGGCGGGCACCCCGTTGCCGTGCCTGTCGCGTGATCGAGAGCCATTGCCTGTGCGCGTGGCGTCCGCAGGTCGAGACCCGCTCTGGCGTGTGCCTGATCATGACCAACAAGGAAGTGTTCAAACCGAGCAACACGGGGTGGCTGATCGCTGACGTGGTGCGCGACAACCATGCGTTCATCTGGTCGCGTACGGAAACCGATCCGCAGTTGCTGGCATTGCTCGCCGACCCGCAATGGCAACCGTATCTGGTCTTTCCCGGCGAGTACGTTGCGCCCGAACGAGTGACGAACACGGTCGAAGTCGATAGCGCCAAGCGGCCGCTGTTCATTCTGCTGGACGCGACCTGGACCGAAGCCCGGAAGATATTCCGCAAAAGTCCTTATTTCGATGCGCTGCCGATCCTGAGCCTGTTGCCCGAGAAGCTTTCACGTTATCGGCTGCGCCGGTCGACCCGCAGCGAGCATTTGTGCACGGCCGAAGTGGCGGCGTTGTGCCTCGATCTGGCGGGAGATGGCGCTGCCGCGTCGGCACTGGACGCTTATTTCGATGTGTTCAGCCAGCATTACCTCGATGCCAAACGCCAGCTGGAAATGGACGTCACGACACCGGCACATGCCGAGCTGATGCCTTTCGTGCAGAAAACGGCTGCTGTCTCGGCCTGA